Proteins encoded within one genomic window of Leishmania major strain Friedlin complete genome, chromosome 2:
- a CDS encoding conserved hypothetical protein (previous protein_id=AAZ10077.1): MQRLTRQRHAPPAAAGRAEDATVLPSLKKDPLPVRKRREAATRSAQLTDLFDSLSAADARALQSTQLGEDFADGFTNEGAEGLLSATLLSRRPPLSTSEPSDHAANGVSSSSTGGLVLRSSGVAALSTNSYGLPRPFHEQALAVRSVEVATTEMQSTLQQLQHDLAFHAKRRIEAEREAGGHLASAPRPRPSGDSESVTPLRAETTAAQQRRVADPDVLSEAARIQRARAAAADEGLSDDQSVEDYGVDCEVPRLTSDSCLADEVAAIAVCMAKIKESAKVMYDTEAAAPSTSTAPWWCSALHMRDMKASAARLDYHARTALSWSHRSREQLLLKAVMLNNVSVSTRTQLLEQQQHWQEFQTRLRDGQETVMHLQADIARYQARVQAEMARRAALQEELRLCSQERGLVDPGEHNPLKAELALLLEEREWPSDALKKDASVVLDWLRSVSTTLE; this comes from the coding sequence ATGCAGCGTTTAACGCGTCAACGACacgcgccgcccgccgctgccgggaGAGCGGAGGATGCAACCGTGCTGCCGTCCCTCAAGAAAGACCCTCTGCCTGTGCGCAAGAGGCGGGAGGCGGCCAcacgcagcgcacagctcACCGATCTATTTGACAGTCTCTCAGCTGCGGATGCCAGGGCGCTGCAGAGCACCCAGCTCGGTGAGGATTTCGCGGATGGCTTCACTAATGAGGGTGCGGAAGGCCTTCTTTCGGCAACGCTGctctcgcggcggccgccgctctcgACCTCAGAGCCTTCCGACCACGCTGCGAATGGTGTTAGCAGCTCGTCGACTGGTGGATTAGTTCTTCGAAGTAGCGGGGTTGCTGCGCTCTCCACCAACAGTTATGGTCTTCCACGCCCGTTTCACGAGCAGGCACTTGCCGTGCGGTCGGTGGAGGTCGCGACCACCGAGATGCAGTCgacactgcagcagctgcaacaCGACCTCGCCTTTCACGCCAAGAGACGCatcgaggcggagcgcgaAGCGGGCGGTCACTTGGCCTCAgctccccgcccccgcccaTCGGGTGACTCGGAGTCCGTCACCCCACTGCGGGCTGAGACgacggctgcgcagcagcgccgcgtggcCGACCCGGATGTGCTCTCCGAAGCTGCTCGCATTCAGCgcgctcgcgccgccgcggccgatgAAGGTCTCTCCGACGACCAGTCTGTCGAGGACTACGGCGTCGACTGCGAGGTGCCGCGGCTGACTTCGGACAGCTGCTTGGCGGACGAAGTGGCGGCCATAGCGGTGTGCATGGCGAAGATAAAGGAGTCCGCCAAAGTCATGTACGACACCGAGGCCGCTGCGCCGAGcacgtcgacggcgccatgGTGGTGCTCTGCGCTGCACATGCGGGACATGAAGGCGTCCGCGGCCCGGCTCGACTACCATGCCCGCACTGCATTGAGCTGGTCGCACCGCTCgagggagcagctgctcttgAAAGCGGTCATGCTCAACAACGTGTCGgtgagcacgcgcacgcagctcctcgagcaacagcaacacTGGCAGGAGTTCCAGACTCGACTTCGCGATGGACAGGAGACCGTCATGCACCTGCAGGCGGACATCGCCCGATACCAGGCGCGTGTGCAAGCTGAGATGGCGCGTCGTGCTGCcctgcaggaggagctgcgcctctgctcgCAGGAGAGGGGCCTTGTTGACCCTGGCGAGCACAACCCACTGAAGGcagagctggcgctgctgctcgaggagCGCGAGTGGCCCTCTGATGCACTTAAGAAGGACGCGAGCGTTGTGCTGGACTGGCTGCGGTCCGTCTCGACTACTCTCGAGTGA
- a CDS encoding conserved hypothetical protein (previous protein_id=AAZ10076.1): MDTPQAVAERYADGRLGLTFVRALRRRIAPASGYTEAVRRDRSGEPRMGTDNVPSSSVEAVQRCLQRLCQPIVFYRCDAAAPMSSAAGISPSFTTMPSTRALLVKPHSQSNFYAVDHVTAVHLLQEAVCERVVHSRYGVLGVRIMKLLLQHHFLEERTLAEQSIATYVKVREVLHQMFKDGFLLQQEVPRTSALVERSAKASVYLWGLSWSATLLPVVRERLAKTLTIAWAKLREAQQQASAVAKHAAGGRPTPAAGSSINSSAAHAEEIEAQWKYGMSRNIQQALQAQRAVTGLQSCVMSLMRLLLIVDFFFFKGVRRTVERQTSVGVVGVASLSLSPYRCFGCHARQGDGAVRPARRPSPLFSPSCAPARVVRGA; this comes from the coding sequence ATGGATACACCGCAGGCTGTGGCCGAGCGCTACGCAGACGGACGGCTTGGCCTCACgttcgtgcgcgcgctgcggcgccgtaTAGCACCAGCCTCAGGGTACACTGAGGCTGTGCGCCGCGATCGCAGCGGCGAGCCGCGGATGGGCACTGACAAcgtgccgagcagctctgtggaggcggtgcagcgctgcctgcAGCGTTTGTGCCAGCCCATCGTCTTTTATAggtgcgacgccgctgcgcccaTGTCGTCAGCCGCCGGCATCTCCCCGAGCTTCACGACGATGCCGTCGACGCGAGCGCTCTTGGTGAAGCCGCACAGCCAGAGCAACTTCTACGCGGTAGACCATGTCACTGctgtgcacctgctgcaggaggctGTGTGCGAGCGGGTCGTGCACAGTCGCTACGGCGTTCTCGGTGTGCGCATcatgaagctgctgctgcagcaccacttCCTTGAGGAGCGGACGCTGGCGGAGCAGTCCATCGCAACGTACGTCAAGGTtcgcgaggtgctgcaccagATGTTCAAGGACGGCTTCCTGCTTCAGCAGGAGGTGCCGCGCACCTCGGCACTCGTCGAACGGTCCGCCAAGGCGAGTGTGTACCTCTGGGGGCTGAGCTGGagcgcgacgctgctgcctgtGGTGCGCGAGCGGCTCGCGAAAACGTTGACGATTGCGTGGGCGAAGCTccgtgaggcgcagcagcaggcgtcCGCCGTCGCAAAACATGCGGCCGGCGGACGCCCCACACCCGCAgctggcagcagcatcaACAGCAGTGCCGCTCACGCCGAGGAGATCGAGGCGCAGTGGAAGTATGGCATGTCGCGGAACATTCAGCAGGCACTGCAGGCCCAACGCGCTGTGACGGGGCTGCAGAGCTGTGTAATGTCACTcatgcggctgctgctgattgttgatttttttttttttaaaGGAGTGCGTCGCACAGTAGAGCGGCAGACGAGCGTCGGCGTGGTGGGCgtggcgtctctctctctttctccgtACCGTTGTTTTGGTTGCCATGCGCGCCAGGGGGACGGAGCGGTGCGGCCCGCACGCCGTCCGtcgccgctcttctctccgtCTTGTGCACCCGCGCGCGTGGTGCGTGGTGCGTAG